Part of the Carassius auratus strain Wakin chromosome 8, ASM336829v1, whole genome shotgun sequence genome is shown below.
GATTTTCATTTATAATCTCCTCTGCGGTCAACAATGAGCAGTAATCACAAACTTGATTACATTTCTTCCTCTTGATTGCACCCTCAGAATCATTAAGACCAGCACCAGTTGTTCCTCTGGATTTATAGACAAATTCATTAAATCCGGGCAATGACAACAGTCTCTCTGCAATGCCAATGATTGTGCCAATTTTTGCAATTCCTGGCTCTTTTGGAAGCTGTTTATTCATAGACCATGCATTGCTTGAAATCCATACTTTGTGTTGGATGTTGTTTGCTATGGCTGCTTTGATGAATTTGCTTGCATATTGTGGCCAAGCAAAAACAACAATGACATTGATGTTGAGCATATCAATCTTTTTAAGCGTTAGACTGTAGTTTGCGTTTGAACTTAGACACTCTTGATAGGCCAAACAAATGCCAGTATTGTTTATATACTTGTTAAACAGCTTTAGTCCATCTGAACTgtaatcatcttggctaccaataaaTGCAACCCAGTTCCATCCAAACCACCGTATGATGTGAATAATCATCTCTATCAGGTCCTTGTTGCTGGGCATTGTTCTTACAAAAGAAGGATACTGAAGTTTATTGCTTAACACAGAGGTAGAAGCTCCATAATTCACCTTTGAAAGAAAAGAAGACATTTATATGTATGTAGTAACTTGGAAGTCCTGAGCAAACGGAAAGAAGCAAGTATGCaagtattttattatgtatactttattaaaaaaaggtaataataataataataaaccatttaCCATTGGTATAAGGTCCATTGTGAACAGTGGTGCAATAGTCATAGTTCTTGTACTTCCATATGGTCCTGTTAAAGCAATCACTTTAGGCTGATagttgttgagtttttctttaggTTTTATTGAGCCATTTTTTGAGATGAAACTTAAGGCTGAATTGAAATTTTTTGTATTAGAACAATAGTCAAAAATTTCATAGCCCAGAGAAACATTAGGCAGAAGAGTTGTAGAATTATTGATCTCCTCAACAGCAAACCTCATTACTTGCAACATGTGATATCCAGATATTGAGGAAATGTGCCTTGAAAACATCAGTGAGGAAGTTAATAGCATGTAATTGAATATGTAGTTTAGTAATAAGGACTTTGAGAAAATGctgctttaatttaaaatactgtGCATTGATAACCCTAGACCCTGGGTAAAAATGTCATTGCTTACCTGAAACATTCGGTGGTCTCTGCGGAAAACCGGGTTGTTTCATGCTCAATTTCATGTAAAGGGAAAAGACCACCCAATAAGTAATCTCCCTCCAAGCTGAAGTCTGATGTTGAccaagaaaatttaaaaaagaaactattAGTAAAGCCCA
Proteins encoded:
- the LOC113107942 gene encoding taste receptor type 1 member 2-like, whose amino-acid sequence is MFSRHISSISGYHMLQVMRFAVEEINNSTTLLPNVSLGYEIFDYCSNTKNFNSALSFISKNGSIKPKEKLNNYQPKVIALTGPYGSTRTMTIAPLFTMDLIPMVNYGASTSVLSNKLQYPSFVRTMPSNKDLIEMIIHIIRWFGWNWVAFIGSQDDYSSDGLKLFNKYINNTGICLAYQECLSSNANYSLTLKKIDMLNINVIVVFAWPQYASKFIKAAIANNIQHKVWISSNAWSMNKQLPKEPGIAKIGTIIGIAERLLSLPGFNEFVYKSRGTTGAGLNDSEGAIKRKKCNQVCDYCSLLTAEEIINENPTLSFSIYSAIYTIAHALHKVLQCDMNKCHKNIMVKPYMLLEEIKKLDFSLSGRQVKYDKNYDPTISYAVVLWRTDVNPPQFVMVGKYEKLPKIAFTIDNSLLPWHNNGSVPFSNCSVECEAGYSRQPEGFHCCCFSCEKCRPNTYVNFSRKYLRRLTMTTWDLKG